The Providencia rettgeri genome includes a window with the following:
- the oppC gene encoding Oligopeptide transport system permease protein oppC has product MLSNQKNSEALANFSEQLDIEGRSLWQDARRRFMHNRAAIFSLCVLFLITLFVIFAPMLSPFLYDDTDWEMMSMPPDMATGHYFGTDASGRDLLVRVAIGGRISLMVGVAAALVAVVVGTLYGSLAGYVGGKVDSIMMRILEILNSFPFMFFVILLVTLFGTNILLIFVAIGMVSWLDMARIVRGQTLGLKRKEFIEAALVCGVSTRQIILRHIVPNVLGVVVVYASLLVPSMILFESFLSFLGLGTQEPLSSWGALLSDGANSMEVTPWLLLIPAGFLVITLFLF; this is encoded by the coding sequence ATGCTATCGAATCAAAAAAATAGTGAAGCTCTGGCGAATTTTTCAGAGCAGCTCGATATTGAAGGGCGCAGTTTATGGCAAGACGCAAGGCGCCGTTTTATGCACAACCGTGCGGCAATTTTCAGCTTATGTGTCTTATTTTTAATTACTTTGTTTGTCATTTTTGCTCCCATGTTATCGCCGTTTTTGTATGATGATACCGACTGGGAAATGATGTCAATGCCACCTGATATGGCAACTGGACATTATTTTGGCACAGATGCTTCAGGCCGAGATCTATTAGTGCGTGTCGCGATTGGTGGGCGTATTTCCTTAATGGTGGGCGTTGCAGCTGCGCTAGTTGCCGTGGTGGTAGGAACTTTATATGGTTCATTAGCTGGCTATGTGGGTGGAAAAGTGGATTCCATCATGATGAGGATATTAGAAATTTTAAACTCCTTCCCATTTATGTTTTTTGTGATCCTCTTAGTCACGTTGTTTGGTACCAATATCTTACTGATCTTTGTGGCCATTGGGATGGTGTCGTGGTTGGATATGGCGCGTATTGTTCGCGGGCAAACACTCGGATTAAAGCGCAAAGAATTCATTGAGGCGGCATTGGTTTGTGGCGTTAGTACACGGCAGATTATTTTACGTCATATTGTTCCTAACGTTTTAGGTGTCGTCGTGGTGTATGCCTCATTATTAGTTCCAAGTATGATTTTGTTTGAATCATTCTTAAGCTTTTTAGGTTTAGGCACACAAGAGCCATTAAGTAGTTGGGGGGCTTTATTAAGTGATGGAGCTAACTCAATGGAGGTCACACCATGGTTGCTACTGATCCCAGCAGGTTTCTTAGTCATTACGTTATTTTTGTTTTAA
- the adhE_1 gene encoding Aldehyde-alcohol dehydrogenase codes for MSVTNVTELNELVARVKKAQREFATFSQEKVDEIFRAAALAAADARIPLAKLAVEESGMGIVEDKVIKNHFASEYIYNAYKDEKTCGTLSEDPTFGTITIAEPIGIICGIVPTTNPTSTAIFKSLISLKTRNAIIFSPHPRAKIATNRAAQIVLDAAIAAGAPKDIIGWIDSPSVELSNALMHHPDINLILATGGPGMVKAAYSSGKPAIGVGAGNTPVVIDETADIKRAVASILMSKTFDNGVICASEQSVVVVDEIYSQVRERFSSHGGYLLQGKELKAVQDIILKNGNLNAAIVGQPAYKIAEMAGISVPKTTKILIGEVKAIDESEPFAHEKLSPLLAMYRGKNFEDAVAKAEQLVEMGGIGHTSCLYTDQDNQHERVNYFGQKMKTARILINTPASQGGIGDLYNFKLAPSLTLGCGSWGGNSISENVGPKHLINTKTVAKRAENMLWHKLPNSIYFRRGCLPIALEEIATDGAKRAFIVTDGYLFNNGYVDEVVSVLKKHHIETDVFFEVEADPTLTVVRKGAAQMQAFQPDVIIALGGGSPMDAAKIMWVMYEHPETHFEELALRFMDIRKRIHRFPKMGVKAKLVAITTTSGTGSEVTPFAVVTDDKTGQKYPLADYALTPNMAIVDANLVMNMPKSLTAFGGLDAVTHALEAYVSVLANEFTDGQALKALSLLKDYLPASYHEGAKNPVARERVHNGATLAGIAFANAFLGVCHSMAHKLGSEFHIPHGLANALLICNVIRFNANDNPTKQTAFSQYDRPHARRQYAEIADHLGLTKVGDRTAEKIEKLLAWLEEMKADLGIPKSIRETGVTEADFLARVDKLSEDAFDDQCTGANPRYPLISEIKQLLLDSYYGREFVEHQDTPVIDKEEKKRLRKKQP; via the coding sequence ATGTCCGTAACTAACGTTACCGAACTCAATGAACTCGTTGCTCGTGTCAAAAAAGCTCAACGTGAATTCGCAACTTTCTCCCAAGAAAAAGTTGATGAAATCTTTAGAGCTGCTGCCCTCGCTGCTGCTGACGCACGTATCCCCCTAGCAAAACTTGCTGTCGAAGAATCTGGAATGGGCATTGTTGAAGATAAAGTGATCAAAAACCACTTTGCTTCAGAGTATATCTACAATGCTTATAAAGACGAAAAAACCTGTGGTACGCTATCTGAAGACCCAACATTTGGGACAATTACGATAGCTGAGCCGATTGGTATTATCTGTGGTATTGTGCCAACAACTAACCCGACTTCAACCGCAATTTTTAAATCACTCATTAGCTTAAAAACACGTAACGCTATTATTTTTTCTCCGCACCCTCGCGCCAAAATTGCTACTAACCGTGCAGCACAAATCGTGCTGGATGCTGCTATTGCAGCGGGTGCACCAAAAGACATTATTGGCTGGATTGACTCCCCTTCTGTTGAGCTATCCAATGCCTTAATGCACCATCCTGATATAAACCTGATTTTAGCAACAGGTGGACCAGGCATGGTGAAAGCCGCTTATAGCTCAGGCAAACCCGCAATCGGAGTTGGTGCTGGTAACACCCCTGTGGTGATCGATGAAACGGCAGATATTAAGCGCGCTGTCGCATCTATTTTGATGTCAAAAACATTCGACAACGGAGTTATTTGTGCATCTGAACAATCCGTTGTGGTCGTGGATGAAATCTACAGCCAAGTTCGTGAGCGTTTTTCCAGCCATGGTGGCTACCTGCTACAAGGAAAAGAGCTTAAAGCAGTTCAAGATATCATCTTAAAAAATGGCAACCTGAACGCTGCTATTGTTGGTCAACCTGCCTATAAAATTGCCGAAATGGCCGGTATTAGCGTGCCAAAAACAACTAAAATCTTAATTGGTGAAGTAAAAGCCATTGATGAATCAGAACCGTTCGCTCATGAAAAACTGTCTCCATTATTAGCCATGTATCGTGGTAAGAATTTTGAAGATGCAGTTGCAAAAGCGGAACAATTAGTTGAAATGGGAGGAATTGGCCATACCTCTTGCCTATATACTGACCAAGATAACCAACATGAACGAGTTAACTATTTTGGCCAAAAAATGAAAACTGCGCGCATTTTAATCAATACGCCAGCGTCACAAGGCGGTATTGGTGACCTGTACAACTTTAAATTGGCTCCATCTCTTACACTAGGTTGCGGTTCTTGGGGTGGTAACTCCATCTCTGAAAACGTCGGTCCAAAACACCTTATCAATACCAAAACTGTGGCGAAGAGAGCTGAAAATATGTTGTGGCATAAACTTCCGAACTCAATCTACTTCCGCCGTGGTTGTCTACCTATCGCCCTTGAAGAGATTGCAACTGACGGTGCAAAACGCGCCTTTATCGTAACCGATGGTTATCTATTCAATAATGGTTATGTTGATGAAGTCGTTAGCGTTCTCAAAAAACATCACATTGAAACTGATGTTTTCTTTGAAGTTGAGGCAGACCCGACATTAACGGTTGTTCGTAAAGGTGCAGCACAAATGCAAGCATTCCAACCTGATGTCATTATTGCATTAGGTGGTGGTTCACCAATGGATGCGGCTAAAATTATGTGGGTTATGTATGAACACCCCGAAACTCATTTTGAGGAATTAGCATTACGTTTCATGGATATACGTAAACGTATCCACCGTTTCCCTAAAATGGGCGTTAAGGCAAAATTAGTTGCTATCACAACGACCTCCGGTACGGGTTCAGAAGTGACTCCATTTGCGGTAGTGACTGATGATAAAACAGGCCAAAAATATCCATTAGCGGATTATGCATTAACACCAAATATGGCAATTGTTGACGCGAACTTAGTCATGAATATGCCTAAATCGTTAACTGCTTTTGGTGGTTTAGATGCTGTCACCCATGCGTTGGAAGCTTATGTTTCTGTTTTAGCAAATGAATTTACTGACGGACAAGCACTTAAAGCCCTGAGTTTATTAAAAGATTATTTACCCGCCAGTTACCACGAAGGCGCTAAAAACCCTGTTGCAAGAGAACGTGTACATAACGGAGCAACACTTGCGGGTATTGCATTTGCAAACGCCTTCTTAGGTGTCTGTCACTCAATGGCTCACAAACTTGGTTCAGAGTTCCATATTCCTCATGGCCTTGCGAACGCATTATTAATTTGTAATGTTATCCGTTTTAATGCTAATGATAACCCAACAAAACAAACTGCGTTTAGCCAATACGATCGACCTCATGCACGTCGCCAATATGCAGAAATTGCAGATCATTTAGGGCTCACTAAAGTTGGAGATCGGACTGCTGAGAAAATTGAAAAATTACTCGCATGGTTGGAGGAAATGAAAGCTGATTTAGGCATTCCTAAATCTATTCGTGAGACTGGTGTAACTGAAGCCGACTTCTTAGCCCGTGTAGATAAACTTTCTGAAGATGCATTTGATGACCAATGTACAGGAGCAAACCCCCGCTATCCTTTAATCTCTGAAATTAAACAGTTATTACTGGATTCTTATTATGGTCGTGAGTTTGTTGAGCATCAAGATACGCCTGTGATTGATAAAGAGGAAAAAAAGCGCCTCAGAAAAAAACAGCCGTAA
- the oppA_3 gene encoding Periplasmic oligopeptide-binding protein precursor, with product MSKLINKSIIALSVTAGLAMGSIATSFAATVPAGVELAEKQVMVRNNGSEPQSLDPHKIEGVPESALARDLFEGITIVGPDGEILPGSATSWENKDFTEWTFKIRDGAKWSNGDPVTAEDFVYSWRRLADPDTASPYASYLQYAHIQNIDDVIAGKKKPEELGIKALDDKTLVITLSEAVPYIPKLLAHSSMSPVNKKVIEQHGAKWTQPQNFVGNGAYKLKDWTVNERIVLERSPSYWDNANTVIDQVTFLPISSEVTDVNRYRSGEIDMTYSNLPIEQFKSLQQNMPNELRVNPYLCIYYYEINNEKPPFNDPRVREALKLSMDRDTITYKVKAQGDIPAYGFTPPFTSGMKTEKPDWYANMTQEQRNEKAKQLLEEAGYNKANPLKFNLLYNTSDLHKRIAIAASSMWKKNIGAQVKLENQEWKTFLDSRHQGNYDVARAGWCADYNEPSSFLNMLLSYSSNNTVHYKNTDFDAVMKKTLQVKTDDERAELYQQAEKLLDKDSGIVPLYYYVNTRLVKPYVGGYSGKDPLDNLHTKDLYIIKH from the coding sequence ATGAGTAAGTTAATCAATAAATCGATTATTGCGCTTAGCGTAACGGCTGGGCTGGCAATGGGCTCTATAGCAACAAGTTTTGCTGCAACGGTTCCTGCTGGTGTTGAACTGGCAGAAAAACAGGTAATGGTTCGTAATAATGGTTCAGAACCTCAATCTTTGGACCCACATAAAATTGAAGGGGTGCCTGAATCCGCTTTAGCGAGAGATCTTTTCGAAGGGATCACGATAGTGGGGCCTGATGGTGAAATTTTACCTGGTTCGGCAACCAGCTGGGAAAATAAAGATTTTACAGAGTGGACATTTAAAATTCGTGATGGCGCTAAGTGGTCTAATGGTGACCCTGTCACGGCAGAGGATTTTGTGTATAGTTGGCGACGATTGGCTGACCCTGATACCGCATCGCCTTATGCAAGTTATTTGCAATATGCTCACATCCAGAATATTGACGATGTTATTGCGGGTAAGAAAAAGCCGGAAGAACTTGGTATTAAAGCCCTTGATGATAAAACCCTAGTTATTACACTGAGTGAAGCCGTCCCTTATATTCCTAAATTATTAGCGCACTCATCTATGTCGCCAGTCAATAAAAAAGTCATTGAACAACATGGCGCTAAATGGACGCAGCCACAGAATTTTGTGGGGAATGGAGCATATAAATTAAAGGATTGGACGGTAAACGAGCGCATTGTATTAGAACGTAGCCCAAGCTATTGGGATAATGCGAATACGGTTATTGATCAAGTTACATTTTTACCTATTTCTTCAGAAGTTACTGATGTTAACCGCTATCGAAGTGGTGAAATTGATATGACATACAGTAACTTACCTATCGAGCAATTTAAAAGCTTACAACAAAACATGCCGAATGAGTTACGTGTAAACCCGTATCTCTGTATTTACTATTATGAAATTAACAATGAAAAACCGCCGTTTAATGACCCTCGTGTTCGTGAAGCGTTAAAGCTATCTATGGATAGAGATACGATTACTTATAAGGTCAAAGCGCAAGGGGATATTCCTGCATATGGTTTCACACCACCATTTACCAGCGGTATGAAAACAGAAAAACCGGATTGGTATGCGAATATGACCCAAGAGCAGCGTAATGAAAAAGCGAAACAGTTGCTAGAAGAAGCGGGATATAACAAAGCCAACCCATTAAAATTCAACCTGTTGTATAATACCTCAGACTTACATAAGCGTATTGCCATCGCAGCTTCTTCTATGTGGAAGAAAAATATTGGCGCGCAAGTGAAACTAGAGAACCAAGAGTGGAAAACCTTCTTAGATAGCCGACATCAAGGTAACTATGATGTCGCGCGTGCAGGCTGGTGTGCCGACTACAACGAGCCTTCCTCCTTCCTGAATATGTTACTTTCCTACAGCAGTAATAATACGGTTCATTATAAAAATACAGATTTTGATGCGGTGATGAAAAAAACATTGCAAGTCAAAACAGATGATGAACGTGCAGAACTCTATCAACAAGCCGAAAAATTACTCGATAAAGACTCCGGTATTGTTCCTCTTTACTACTATGTTAACACGCGTTTAGTGAAACCTTATGTCGGTGGTTATAGTGGGAAAGACCCATTAGATAACCTGCATACAAAAGATTTATACATTATTAAACACTAA
- the oppB gene encoding Oligopeptide transport system permease protein oppB, with protein sequence MMRLAPGSPFTGERKLPPEVMANIEAKYHLNDPMYKQYFNYLIQLSKGDFGPSFKYKDYSVNDLVAKAFPVSAKLGATAFIVAVLFGVSAGVIAALNQNTKWDFTVMGFAMTGVVIPSFVVAPLLVLIFAIHLKWFPGGGWDGGNLKHMVLPMVALSLAYIASISRITRGSMIEIMHSNFIRTARAKGLPLRTIILRHALKPALLPVLSYMGPAFVGIITGSMVIETIFGLPGIGQLFVNGALNRDYSLVLSLTILVGVLTITFNAIVDVLYAVIDPKIRY encoded by the coding sequence ATGATGCGATTAGCCCCAGGGAGTCCGTTCACTGGCGAGCGGAAATTGCCACCGGAAGTGATGGCAAATATTGAAGCTAAATATCATTTAAATGACCCAATGTATAAGCAGTATTTTAATTATTTAATTCAGCTTTCCAAAGGTGACTTTGGTCCATCATTTAAATACAAGGATTACAGTGTTAATGATTTAGTTGCTAAAGCATTTCCGGTCTCAGCAAAATTAGGGGCAACGGCATTTATTGTTGCTGTTTTGTTTGGGGTATCCGCAGGGGTGATAGCCGCACTAAACCAAAATACCAAATGGGACTTTACAGTCATGGGGTTTGCCATGACGGGAGTTGTTATCCCAAGCTTTGTTGTCGCACCGTTATTGGTGCTGATTTTTGCCATTCATTTGAAATGGTTTCCTGGCGGTGGTTGGGATGGCGGAAACCTAAAACATATGGTGCTCCCCATGGTTGCGCTTTCATTAGCTTATATCGCCAGTATTTCCCGTATTACACGTGGTTCGATGATCGAAATTATGCATTCTAATTTTATTCGTACTGCACGTGCTAAAGGGTTACCACTAAGAACTATCATTTTACGCCATGCGCTTAAACCAGCGTTGCTTCCCGTACTCTCATACATGGGGCCTGCCTTTGTGGGGATTATTACCGGGTCAATGGTAATTGAAACTATTTTTGGGTTGCCGGGGATCGGCCAACTCTTTGTTAATGGTGCACTTAATCGTGATTATTCACTGGTATTGAGCTTAACGATTTTAGTTGGGGTACTGACAATTACATTTAATGCAATTGTCGATGTTTTGTATGCAGTTATTGACCCTAAAATTCGTTACTAA
- the yciU gene encoding dsDNA-mimic protein produces MTEIQNTPLIDEDDIIEIAYDLFLEGAMDNLEPADQLIFALQFEELGAAEIVPFSHNWQSIINDNIELAQFSEVVIGLAQTPDAELDDVFARVLISRHPSKPFHHILWKK; encoded by the coding sequence ATGACTGAAATACAAAACACACCGTTAATCGATGAAGATGACATCATTGAAATCGCTTATGACCTTTTTCTTGAAGGGGCAATGGATAATTTAGAACCCGCTGACCAGTTAATTTTTGCGTTGCAGTTTGAAGAGTTAGGTGCGGCAGAAATTGTCCCCTTTAGTCATAATTGGCAAAGCATTATCAATGATAACATTGAATTAGCGCAATTTAGTGAAGTGGTTATCGGGTTAGCTCAAACTCCTGATGCCGAGCTAGACGATGTCTTTGCCCGCGTATTAATTAGCCGCCACCCTTCTAAACCGTTTCACCATATTCTGTGGAAAAAATAG
- the gsiA_3 gene encoding Glutathione import ATP-binding protein GsiA: MVATDPSRFLSHYVIFVLTSSVTGCVTRSTRKIARGNNMSNNPMKSPLLSVKDLSVTFATQDGDVTAVNKLNFELSAGETLGIVGESGSGKSQTAFALMGLLAKNGKINGSAIFNGREILNLREKELNRMRAEEISMIFQDPMTSLNPYLKIGHTTVRSSHVT, translated from the coding sequence ATGGTTGCTACTGATCCCAGCAGGTTTCTTAGTCATTACGTTATTTTTGTTTTAACTTCATCGGTGACGGGCTGCGTGACGCGCTCGACCCGAAAGATCGCTAGAGGGAATAATATGTCAAATAACCCAATGAAAAGCCCTCTGTTATCCGTGAAAGATCTCAGCGTGACATTTGCGACCCAAGATGGTGACGTTACCGCCGTAAATAAATTGAACTTTGAATTAAGTGCGGGGGAAACGCTAGGAATTGTTGGTGAATCCGGTTCAGGAAAATCACAAACAGCTTTTGCTCTGATGGGCTTGCTTGCCAAAAATGGCAAGATTAATGGCTCTGCTATATTTAACGGCCGTGAGATCTTGAATTTAAGAGAAAAAGAATTAAACCGGATGCGAGCGGAAGAAATTTCAATGATCTTCCAAGACCCAATGACATCATTGAATCCTTATTTGAAAATTGGGCACACAACTGTCAGAAGTTCTCATGTTACATAA
- the gsiA_5 gene encoding Glutathione import ATP-binding protein GsiA: MSTHENRPVLLEVNDLKVHFEIRDKKQWFWQPNKSLKAVDGVTLRLYEGETLGVVGESGCGKSTFARALIGFSESD; the protein is encoded by the coding sequence ATGAGTACCCATGAAAATAGACCAGTATTGTTAGAAGTGAATGATCTTAAAGTCCATTTTGAGATTAGAGACAAAAAACAGTGGTTTTGGCAGCCAAACAAAAGCCTCAAAGCTGTCGACGGCGTTACACTGCGTTTATATGAAGGTGAAACATTAGGCGTGGTTGGGGAGTCGGGGTGTGGAAAATCTACTTTTGCTCGAGCGCTCATTGGGTTTAGTGAAAGCGACTGA
- the oppA_1 gene encoding Periplasmic oligopeptide-binding protein precursor: MFKSTLGFGVLSLLFVTLQASATEKVKQVITINNGSEVTSLDPHKVEGVPESNVILNLLVYRCRR, from the coding sequence ATGTTCAAATCAACACTTGGTTTTGGTGTACTCTCTTTATTATTTGTTACGTTACAGGCAAGTGCCACGGAAAAAGTAAAACAGGTTATTACAATTAACAATGGCTCAGAAGTGACTTCACTTGACCCCCACAAAGTGGAAGGGGTGCCAGAAAGCAATGTGATATTAAACCTACTTGTATACCGATGTAGACGGTAA
- the marC_1 gene encoding membrane protein, MarC family yields the protein MSSALLDLSGYIKFFIGLFALVNPVGILPVFISMTNYQSNAGRNKTNTIANTSVAIILCTSLLIGDSILQLFGISIDSFRIAGGILIVTIAMSMISGKIGEDKQNKQEKTETAVRDSIGVVPLALPLMAGPGAISSCIVWSSRWHGWQNFLGLALTSIAFAFCCWLLFRSASLLVRYLGQTGINVVTRIMGLLLMSLGIEFIVTGVKAIFPGLL from the coding sequence GTGAGTAGCGCATTACTTGATTTATCGGGTTATATTAAATTTTTTATTGGTTTATTTGCACTTGTAAACCCAGTTGGCATATTACCTGTGTTTATTAGTATGACAAACTATCAAAGTAATGCCGGGCGAAATAAGACTAACACCATTGCAAATACCTCAGTTGCGATCATTTTATGTACATCATTATTAATTGGTGACTCTATACTGCAATTATTTGGTATTTCAATTGATTCCTTCCGTATTGCAGGGGGGATTTTGATCGTCACAATTGCGATGTCAATGATTAGCGGTAAAATTGGTGAAGACAAACAGAACAAGCAAGAAAAAACAGAAACTGCGGTTAGGGATAGCATTGGTGTTGTACCTTTAGCTTTACCTTTAATGGCGGGGCCTGGTGCAATAAGTTCTTGTATTGTATGGTCATCTCGTTGGCATGGTTGGCAAAACTTTTTAGGCCTAGCATTGACGAGTATCGCTTTTGCCTTTTGTTGTTGGTTATTATTTCGTTCAGCGTCTTTATTGGTTCGTTACTTAGGCCAAACAGGGATCAACGTAGTGACTCGTATCATGGGGTTATTACTGATGTCGCTGGGAATAGAGTTTATAGTGACGGGTGTTAAGGCTATATTCCCAGGCCTATTGTAA
- the gsiA_6 gene encoding Glutathione import ATP-binding protein GsiA, translated as MENLLLLERSLGLVKATDGTVSWLGQNLLGKTAKEWRSVRSDIQMIFQDPLASLNPRMTIGDIIAEPLKTYHPKMPPSQITEKVKKMMMRVGLLPNLINRYPHEFSGGQCQRIGIARALILEPKLVICDEPVSALDVSIQAQVVNLLQELQREMKLSLIFIAHDLAVVKHISDRVLVMYLGHAVELGTYDEVYNNPLHRIHAH; from the coding sequence GTGGAAAATCTACTTTTGCTCGAGCGCTCATTGGGTTTAGTGAAAGCGACTGATGGTACTGTAAGTTGGCTTGGGCAGAACTTATTAGGTAAAACCGCTAAAGAGTGGCGCAGCGTTCGCAGTGATATCCAAATGATTTTCCAAGATCCATTGGCTTCTCTTAATCCGCGAATGACCATTGGTGATATTATTGCCGAACCATTAAAAACATATCATCCTAAAATGCCGCCATCACAAATCACAGAGAAAGTGAAAAAAATGATGATGCGGGTTGGTTTATTACCAAACTTAATTAACCGTTATCCCCATGAATTTTCCGGAGGGCAATGCCAGCGTATTGGTATCGCAAGAGCATTGATTTTGGAACCTAAACTGGTAATTTGCGATGAGCCCGTTTCTGCATTAGATGTGTCAATTCAAGCGCAAGTTGTTAATTTATTGCAAGAATTACAACGTGAAATGAAATTATCTCTCATATTTATCGCACACGATTTGGCGGTTGTTAAGCATATTTCTGACCGTGTGTTAGTGATGTATTTGGGGCATGCCGTGGAGCTTGGTACCTATGATGAGGTTTATAATAACCCACTGCACCGTATACACGCGCATTGA
- the oppA_2 gene encoding Periplasmic oligopeptide-binding protein precursor gives MYTDVDGKSVPGVAKSWSNENFTTWIFTLRDDAKNTSFYNNPDFDSLLEKALIAPDPSSRHTIYQQAEALLDKDSAIVPVYYRVSARMIKPSVSGFKGNDPLDYTDIKRLYISEPN, from the coding sequence TTGTATACCGATGTAGACGGTAAATCGGTTCCTGGCGTTGCTAAAAGTTGGAGTAATGAAAATTTCACAACGTGGATTTTTACTTTACGAGATGATGCAAAGAATACCTCTTTTTATAATAATCCGGACTTTGATTCCTTACTTGAGAAAGCGTTAATTGCACCAGATCCTTCATCTCGTCATACGATATACCAACAAGCGGAAGCTTTGCTAGACAAGGATTCGGCTATTGTTCCTGTTTATTATCGTGTCAGTGCTCGAATGATAAAACCGAGTGTTAGTGGATTTAAAGGTAATGACCCTCTTGATTATACGGATATTAAACGGTTATATATAAGTGAACCTAATTAA
- a CDS encoding oligopeptide ABC transporter ATP-binding protein OppF, protein MSAVPVPDPDKEKNKVIELLEGELPSPINPPSGCVFRTRCPLADEECAKTRPLLEGSFKHAVSCLKIDPL, encoded by the coding sequence ATGTCAGCGGTGCCAGTTCCTGATCCCGATAAAGAAAAAAATAAGGTGATAGAGCTTTTAGAAGGTGAATTGCCATCGCCAATTAATCCGCCTTCAGGCTGTGTATTTAGAACCCGTTGCCCATTAGCCGATGAAGAGTGTGCAAAAACCAGGCCATTATTAGAAGGGAGTTTCAAACATGCGGTGTCTTGTTTGAAAATTGACCCTCTTTAG
- the gsiA_4 gene encoding Glutathione import ATP-binding protein GsiA: MLHKGMSKREAFEESVRMLDAVKMPEARKRMNMYPHEFSGGMRQRVMIAMALLCQPKLLIADEPTTALDVTVQAQIMTLLNELKHEFDTAIILITHDLGVVAGVCDKVLVMYAGRTMEYGTAKDIFYQPSHPYSLGLLAAVPRLDGDDESLATIPGNPPNLLRLPKGCPFSPRCQYAVQQCVEQEPALTTFGQTRLRACFKPLEELV; the protein is encoded by the coding sequence ATGTTACATAAAGGCATGAGTAAAAGGGAGGCTTTCGAAGAATCAGTTCGTATGTTAGATGCAGTTAAAATGCCTGAAGCACGTAAGCGGATGAATATGTATCCACATGAATTTTCAGGAGGAATGAGACAACGAGTCATGATTGCAATGGCATTATTGTGCCAACCCAAGTTGTTAATTGCTGACGAACCTACGACGGCACTTGATGTGACAGTGCAAGCGCAAATTATGACTTTGCTCAATGAGTTAAAACACGAGTTTGATACTGCGATTATTTTGATTACTCACGACCTTGGGGTCGTCGCTGGGGTATGTGATAAAGTTCTCGTAATGTATGCGGGACGCACGATGGAGTATGGTACCGCTAAGGATATTTTTTATCAGCCATCTCATCCATATTCACTTGGTTTGTTAGCTGCCGTTCCTCGCCTTGATGGGGATGACGAGAGTTTAGCGACCATTCCCGGTAACCCGCCTAATTTACTACGTTTACCTAAAGGGTGCCCATTTTCACCTCGTTGCCAATACGCCGTTCAGCAATGTGTTGAACAAGAACCTGCATTAACCACTTTTGGTCAAACGCGGTTACGTGCCTGCTTTAAACCGCTGGAGGAGTTGGTATGA